One stretch of Patagioenas fasciata isolate bPatFas1 chromosome 9, bPatFas1.hap1, whole genome shotgun sequence DNA includes these proteins:
- the LOC136105188 gene encoding olfactory receptor 14J1-like gives MFNNSSFTQFLLLPFTDTRELQLLHFWLFLGIYLAALLGNGLIITTIAWDQHLHTPMYFFLLNLSLLDLGAISITVPKSMANSLWDTKVISYAGCAAQVFFFCFFFGTEYSLLTIMSYDRYIAICKPLHYGTLLGSRACVHMAAAAWATGFLYALLHTANTFSLPLCKGNALGQFFCEIPQILKLSCSHFYLREAWLMVISACLSFMCFVFIVLSYVQIFRVVLRIPSEQGRHKAFSTCLPHLAVVSLFISTAMFAYLKPPAISSLSLDLVVSVLYSVVPPAVNPLIYSMRNQDLKDVLWKLISSGFLKQ, from the coding sequence atgttcaacaacagctccttcacccagttcctcctcctgccgttcacagacacacgggagctgcagctcttgcacttctggctcttcctgggcatctacctggctgccctcctgggcaacggcctcatcatcaccaccatagcctgggaccagcacctccacacccccatgtacttcttcctcctcaacctctccctccttgacctgggcgccatctccatcactgtccccaaatccatggccaactctctgtgggataccaaggtcatttcctatgcaggatgtgctgcacaggtcttctttttttgtttcttttttggtacagagtattctctgctcaccatcatgtcctacgaccgctacattgccatctgcaaacccctgcactacgggaccctcctgggcagcagagcttgtgtccacatggcagcagctgcctgggccactgggtttctctatgctctgctgcacacggccaatacattttcactgcccctgtgcaagggcaatgccctgggccagttcttctgtgaaatcccccagatcctcaagctgtcATGCTCACActtctacctcagggaagcttGGCTTATGGTGATCAGTGCCTGTTTATCTTTTATGTGTTTCGTGTTTatcgtgctgtcctatgtgcagatattCAGggtcgtgctgaggatcccctctgagcagggacggcacaaagccttttccacctgcctccctcacctggccgtggtctccttgtttatcagcactgccatgtttgcctatctgaagccccccgcCATCTCCTCCctatccctggacctggtggtgtctgttctgtactcagtggtgcctccagcagtgaaccccctcatctacagcatgaggaaccaggacctcaaggatgtcctgtggaaactcatatcttcgggttttctgaagcaataa